In the genome of Taurinivorans muris, one region contains:
- the hflK gene encoding FtsH protease activity modulator HflK, whose amino-acid sequence MNWDWDKLQEKRKQQNTWDFGKKINNTPEPEEDFGFDAETEKKNFEEFFKKNKPNNNDNGNNGDNGNNNGNNHSRKQPNEFLKKAQLPGIKWVFILFVLVWLASGIFIVKPDEAGVILRFGAYTRTESAGLHYHLPYPIETVILPNVSRVRQAEVGFRSAQNADIFQQGRTQAIDDEGSMLTGDENIVNIQFNIQYNIKPDGAFDYLFNVTQPDAVVKKAAEAAMREVIGRTTLDSALTGGRVEIQNNVTELLQSILDRYQVGVQVVAVQMQDVQPPKDVQEAFKDVASAREDKQRLINIAEAYRQDILPKAQGTAAEIVNKAEAYKQTRIAHAEGETARFLAVLAEYEKAQDITKKRLLYESLEKMLSNPEMEKMVLPNEGTNQIMPLIPMGSGAPSSLEKALPNSLEEDLLSGNISQNSSQQTANSARPNARGTR is encoded by the coding sequence ATGAATTGGGATTGGGATAAATTACAAGAAAAAAGAAAACAGCAAAATACTTGGGATTTTGGAAAAAAAATAAACAATACTCCGGAACCTGAAGAAGATTTCGGTTTTGATGCTGAAACGGAAAAGAAAAATTTTGAAGAATTTTTCAAAAAAAATAAGCCGAATAACAACGACAATGGAAATAACGGCGATAACGGCAACAACAACGGCAATAATCACAGCCGCAAACAGCCGAACGAGTTTTTAAAAAAAGCCCAGCTGCCCGGAATAAAATGGGTTTTCATTCTGTTTGTCCTTGTTTGGCTCGCTTCCGGCATTTTTATCGTGAAACCTGATGAAGCAGGTGTTATTTTGCGTTTCGGCGCCTATACGAGAACGGAATCCGCAGGACTTCATTACCACCTGCCCTATCCTATCGAAACCGTTATCCTTCCGAATGTTTCCCGTGTCCGCCAAGCGGAAGTAGGCTTCCGTTCCGCTCAAAACGCGGATATTTTCCAACAGGGAAGAACGCAGGCAATCGATGATGAAGGCTCAATGCTCACAGGTGACGAAAACATCGTGAACATTCAATTCAATATCCAATACAATATCAAACCTGACGGAGCGTTTGATTATCTCTTCAATGTCACCCAACCTGACGCTGTTGTAAAAAAAGCGGCTGAAGCCGCCATGCGCGAAGTTATCGGGCGGACGACCCTGGACTCAGCACTTACCGGCGGACGTGTTGAAATTCAAAACAATGTCACGGAACTTTTGCAAAGTATCTTAGACCGTTATCAAGTAGGCGTACAGGTTGTCGCCGTTCAGATGCAGGACGTGCAGCCTCCGAAAGACGTGCAGGAAGCATTTAAAGATGTCGCAAGCGCAAGGGAAGACAAACAGCGCCTCATCAATATCGCAGAAGCTTACAGGCAGGATATTTTGCCGAAAGCACAAGGTACGGCGGCTGAAATTGTCAATAAGGCGGAAGCTTACAAGCAAACCCGCATCGCCCATGCGGAAGGGGAAACAGCACGTTTTCTTGCCGTTCTTGCCGAATATGAAAAAGCGCAGGACATCACGAAAAAACGTTTGCTCTATGAAAGTTTGGAAAAAATGCTCAGCAACCCGGAAATGGAAAAAATGGTTTTGCCCAATGAAGGAACAAACCAAATCATGCCTCTCATTCCTATGGGAAGCGGCGCTCC
- a CDS encoding glycosyltransferase family 2 protein: MNIQNIGAIILTHKDIEKTVACLKAVHKQVELPYRIVLCDNGSGNEYADVILDEWIQIAKEQNLDEPVEVYATDTSRAKLVFLRLEENKGVGGGFNEALRFLLYDMECQAFWVMHHDTEPQSYALSALLEHAQNEKNDKIGLVGTTLIYKESDLQECAGGGYWRKWAGKAKNLDCGYDKYSHSEHAEVVQKLDYVNGASCLITRELINAIGLYEERFYMFYEDVEYGLRAKKAGFSLNWAPGARVYHHAPNAEQLTPLLNLTEEPELTADVDYLYMRNRFYLLRKQSILAYFLGMVYIPLLFVSRNFKGQKGRLGLIVNAVMDGLNKKMDKIHG, from the coding sequence ATGAATATACAAAATATCGGTGCCATTATTTTAACCCATAAGGATATTGAAAAAACGGTCGCTTGTTTAAAAGCCGTGCATAAGCAGGTTGAATTGCCTTACCGCATTGTTTTGTGCGACAACGGTTCCGGAAACGAATATGCGGATGTCATTTTGGATGAATGGATACAAATCGCAAAGGAACAAAATCTTGATGAACCCGTTGAAGTGTATGCGACGGATACGTCCAGAGCAAAGCTCGTATTTCTGCGTTTGGAAGAAAACAAAGGTGTCGGCGGCGGATTTAATGAAGCCCTGCGTTTTTTGCTTTATGATATGGAATGTCAGGCGTTTTGGGTTATGCACCATGATACGGAGCCGCAGTCTTACGCGCTTTCCGCTTTGCTTGAGCATGCGCAAAATGAAAAGAACGATAAAATCGGTTTGGTCGGAACAACGCTTATTTACAAAGAAAGCGATTTGCAAGAATGCGCCGGAGGCGGATATTGGCGGAAATGGGCGGGAAAGGCAAAAAATCTGGATTGCGGTTATGATAAATATTCCCATTCCGAGCATGCGGAAGTTGTGCAGAAATTGGATTATGTCAATGGCGCGTCGTGTTTGATAACAAGGGAGCTGATCAATGCCATAGGGCTGTATGAAGAACGTTTTTATATGTTTTATGAAGACGTCGAATATGGATTAAGGGCGAAAAAAGCCGGTTTTTCATTGAATTGGGCCCCGGGAGCGAGGGTATACCATCATGCGCCCAATGCGGAGCAATTGACTCCTCTTTTGAATTTGACGGAAGAACCGGAACTGACGGCTGACGTTGATTATTTATATATGCGAAATCGTTTTTATTTGCTGAGAAAGCAAAGTATCTTGGCATATTTTTTAGGAATGGTTTATATTCCGCTTTTATTTGTTTCAAGAAATTTTAAGGGGCAAAAGGGAAGATTGGGATTGATTGTCAATGCAGTAATGGACGGATTGAATAAAAAAATGGATAAAATTCACGGTTAA
- the thiS gene encoding sulfur carrier protein ThiS translates to MKVNGKFVRLAKPLSLQEYLEREKYVAAHVAVERNGHIVPRADFARTMLGDEDCLEIVAFVGGG, encoded by the coding sequence ATGAAGGTTAATGGCAAATTCGTTCGGTTGGCAAAGCCTCTTTCCCTGCAAGAGTATTTGGAACGGGAAAAGTACGTCGCCGCGCATGTCGCTGTTGAAAGAAACGGTCATATCGTTCCGAGGGCTGATTTTGCCCGAACCATGCTCGGTGATGAGGATTGCCTTGAGATAGTGGCGTTCGTGGGCGGAGGCTAA
- the thiF gene encoding sulfur carrier protein ThiS adenylyltransferase ThiF, translated as MDKKQYCFVQEKRHGKEKQALFANAHVGIAGLGGLGSHVAVMLARLGVGTLTLVDFDCVDETNIHRQHYDLADIGKPKTQALHEQLMRFNPFAAYRCRQEKVVPENIKDLFGQCSIVCEAFDRVEEKVMLVENVLCRLPAVYIVGGNGMADTKSANLMKVRKAMDRYYVCGDGVSDVADSCLFAPRVALCAAMQATQIMRLILNEKSL; from the coding sequence ATGGATAAGAAGCAGTATTGTTTCGTGCAGGAAAAAAGGCACGGTAAGGAGAAACAAGCGTTGTTCGCAAACGCCCATGTGGGAATTGCGGGGCTTGGGGGGCTCGGCTCGCATGTGGCGGTCATGCTTGCCCGTTTGGGGGTCGGAACATTGACGCTTGTTGATTTCGATTGCGTTGACGAAACCAATATCCACCGTCAGCATTATGATTTGGCGGATATCGGCAAACCCAAGACACAGGCTTTGCATGAACAGCTTATGCGCTTCAATCCTTTTGCGGCATATCGCTGCCGTCAGGAAAAAGTTGTTCCGGAAAATATAAAAGATTTGTTCGGGCAGTGTTCCATTGTTTGTGAAGCTTTTGACAGGGTGGAAGAAAAGGTCATGCTTGTTGAGAATGTCTTATGCCGGCTGCCGGCAGTGTACATAGTGGGCGGCAATGGCATGGCGGATACGAAAAGCGCAAATTTGATGAAAGTGCGAAAAGCCATGGACCGTTATTATGTTTGCGGCGACGGTGTCAGCGATGTTGCGGATTCCTGCCTTTTTGCGCCCCGTGTGGCGCTTTGCGCGGCAATGCAGGCGACGCAGATCATGCGGCTGATATTAAATGAAAAATCTCTTTGA
- a CDS encoding thiazole synthase, with the protein MQDTFKLGNHTFSSRFILGSGKFSLDIINAAVQEAGAQIITLALRRANIGGIANILDYIPKGVTILPNTSGARNAEEALRIARLARECGCGDFIKVEVIHESKYLLPDNYQTAKATELMAKENFVVLPYMYPDLNAARDMANAGAAAIMPLGAPIGTNKGLVTKEFIQILVDEIDLPVIVDAGIGRPSQACEAMEMGVTAIMANTAIATAGDVPAMARAFRQGIEAGRTAFLAGLGRIRDKADASSPLTGFLDE; encoded by the coding sequence ATGCAGGATACGTTCAAATTAGGCAATCATACGTTCAGTTCACGTTTTATTTTAGGTTCGGGGAAATTTTCTTTGGACATCATCAATGCGGCGGTGCAGGAAGCCGGTGCGCAAATCATCACCTTGGCTTTGCGCCGCGCCAATATCGGCGGCATAGCGAATATTTTGGATTATATTCCGAAAGGTGTGACCATTCTGCCCAATACGTCAGGGGCGAGAAATGCGGAAGAGGCTCTTCGCATAGCCCGTTTGGCGCGCGAATGCGGCTGCGGCGATTTTATCAAGGTCGAAGTCATCCATGAAAGCAAATATTTGTTGCCGGATAACTATCAAACGGCAAAAGCAACAGAACTCATGGCAAAAGAGAATTTCGTGGTCTTGCCGTATATGTATCCGGATTTAAATGCCGCCCGTGACATGGCAAATGCCGGCGCCGCAGCAATCATGCCTTTGGGCGCTCCCATTGGTACGAATAAGGGCTTGGTGACAAAGGAATTTATTCAGATTTTGGTTGATGAAATCGATTTGCCCGTTATTGTCGACGCCGGTATCGGCAGACCATCCCAAGCCTGCGAAGCAATGGAAATGGGCGTGACCGCCATTATGGCGAATACGGCTATTGCGACGGCCGGCGATGTTCCGGCTATGGCACGCGCGTTCAGGCAGGGTATCGAGGCGGGCAGAACGGCGTTTTTGGCAGGGCTTGGCAGAATAAGGGACAAAGCGGATGCCTCCTCGCCTTTGACAGGATTTTTGGATGAATAG
- the thiH gene encoding 2-iminoacetate synthase ThiH, whose amino-acid sequence MSFKYLPNMEKLEDHSMLERVLGETAGVDFDGFTAADVREALKKDYLSITIRDYAALLSPAASDFLEEIARKAQVETRKRFGNTVCLYTPLYIANYCANNCVYCGYNCKNKIQRGNLSFEEIEEELRSISATGLQEILLLTGEHRVKSSVEFIAEACKTARKYFTTVGIEVYPMNSGEYRILHEAGADFVSVYQETYNPEKYDEVHLSGPKKVYPYRFYAQERALMGGMRGVGFGALLGLDDFRKDAFATGLHAYYVQKKYPHAEVSFSCPRLRPIVNDDTINPKDVHERQLLQIMCAYRLFMPFAGINISTREGANFRNNVINICATRISAGVKTSVGGHSEEEKGDAQFIISDDRSVDEIVEKIQSLGLQSAMTDYLYV is encoded by the coding sequence ATGAGTTTTAAATATTTGCCCAATATGGAAAAGCTTGAGGACCACAGCATGCTTGAGCGCGTGCTTGGGGAAACGGCGGGCGTCGATTTTGACGGTTTCACTGCCGCAGACGTGCGTGAAGCTTTGAAAAAGGATTATTTATCCATAACAATACGCGATTATGCGGCGCTGCTTTCTCCTGCCGCGTCGGATTTTCTTGAGGAAATAGCCCGGAAGGCGCAAGTTGAAACCCGGAAGCGTTTTGGAAACACCGTTTGTTTGTATACTCCCCTGTATATTGCGAATTATTGCGCAAATAACTGTGTTTATTGCGGATATAATTGCAAAAATAAAATACAGCGGGGTAATTTGAGTTTTGAGGAAATCGAGGAGGAACTCCGCTCCATTTCCGCAACCGGTCTGCAGGAGATTTTGCTCTTGACGGGTGAACACAGGGTTAAATCTTCCGTGGAATTTATTGCGGAAGCATGCAAAACAGCCCGTAAATATTTCACTACCGTTGGGATTGAAGTGTATCCCATGAACAGCGGCGAATACCGGATTTTGCATGAAGCGGGCGCCGATTTTGTTTCTGTGTATCAGGAAACGTACAATCCGGAAAAATATGATGAAGTGCATTTGTCAGGACCGAAAAAAGTTTATCCTTACCGTTTTTATGCTCAGGAGCGCGCTTTAATGGGCGGCATGCGCGGTGTCGGCTTCGGAGCGCTGCTCGGGCTTGACGATTTTAGAAAAGATGCCTTTGCAACCGGACTTCATGCCTATTATGTACAAAAAAAATATCCTCATGCGGAAGTTTCTTTTTCCTGCCCCCGTTTACGTCCTATCGTCAATGATGACACCATCAACCCCAAGGATGTGCATGAAAGACAGCTTTTGCAGATTATGTGCGCCTATCGTCTGTTCATGCCTTTTGCAGGAATAAATATTTCCACGCGTGAGGGTGCTAATTTCAGAAATAATGTGATTAATATTTGCGCGACGCGTATTTCCGCCGGAGTGAAAACGAGTGTCGGCGGGCACAGCGAAGAAGAAAAAGGCGACGCGCAGTTCATTATTTCCGACGACAGAAGCGTTGATGAAATTGTCGAAAAAATTCAATCCCTCGGTTTGCAATCCGCCATGACGGATTATTTGTATGTTTGA
- a CDS encoding thiamine phosphate synthase, translating to MKKLICISQKESCAEDFFVRTEKILKQGVFAFILREKSLSAGEYEELALKLLPVAKKYSSPFFLNGHYELACGLGLGIQLSFQAYRELRESPVPVGISVHSAEEAEYIVRHPKGISVSHILAGHVFPTDCKKGLAPRGLEFLSSVCKAVDKKIPVFGLGGVSPDNMPALYGTGAYGGAIMSSCMKSPDIEELFKKFAAV from the coding sequence ATGAAAAAACTTATTTGTATCAGCCAGAAAGAATCGTGCGCGGAAGATTTTTTCGTACGTACGGAAAAAATTTTAAAACAAGGTGTGTTCGCCTTTATTTTACGGGAAAAAAGTTTATCTGCCGGAGAATATGAAGAGTTGGCTTTGAAGCTCTTGCCCGTGGCTAAAAAATATTCAAGCCCTTTCTTTTTGAACGGGCACTATGAATTGGCTTGCGGACTCGGGCTTGGAATACAGCTTTCTTTCCAAGCTTACCGAGAATTGAGGGAAAGCCCCGTGCCGGTGGGTATTTCCGTCCATAGCGCGGAAGAAGCGGAATATATTGTGCGGCATCCTAAAGGCATTTCTGTTTCGCACATTCTTGCGGGGCATGTTTTTCCTACGGACTGCAAGAAAGGATTAGCCCCCCGCGGTTTGGAGTTTTTATCTTCCGTTTGTAAAGCGGTTGATAAGAAAATACCGGTTTTCGGTCTTGGGGGAGTAAGTCCCGATAACATGCCGGCTCTTTACGGGACCGGGGCTTATGGCGGTGCCATTATGAGTTCTTGTATGAAAAGTCCGGATATAGAAGAATTGTTTAAAAAATTCGCAGCGGTATGA
- a CDS encoding APC family permease has translation MANIQNVSLERTLSPTQVWALALGSIVGWGCFVLPGDKFLPEAGPLAALIGFAIGTLLLCFVAVSYSYMIRYAPVAGGEYAYAYIGYGPTNAFICGWALVLGYISIIAINISALALLCRFLLPGVFEVGELYTLAGWKIYTGEVILMICTVLFFGILNYRGISFAGTFQVILAFMLSAGILLLFFGTFTIDSFALSNTTPVFAESRAPILSILSIVAISPFLFVGFDTVPQASEEFNFSPDKSKKIMIFAIIWGGILYSMVTFAVSTAMPYPDMLAKMGNLKNAGKTAWATGEVCRMAYGNLGAVILACAVLGAVCTGINGFYVATTRLLLSMARGHILPKWFGDIHPYYRTPYKAILFTICLVLLTPFAGRAVVGWIVDMSSVGTAVAYLFTCLTAIKVLKHARSAQAPIICSWLGAFTSVACMALLLIPGSPAYISAPSRWIMVIWIAMGIIFYFISKSHWITLTEEERKTSILGRNDLPIFFDNK, from the coding sequence ATGGCTAATATTCAAAATGTTTCATTGGAAAGAACGCTTTCTCCCACCCAAGTTTGGGCATTGGCATTAGGCTCTATTGTCGGCTGGGGCTGTTTTGTTTTACCCGGTGACAAATTCCTGCCGGAAGCCGGACCTCTTGCGGCATTGATCGGGTTCGCAATCGGTACATTGCTGCTCTGTTTCGTCGCTGTTTCTTACAGCTACATGATCCGATACGCCCCAGTGGCAGGCGGCGAATACGCCTATGCCTATATCGGTTACGGGCCGACCAACGCATTCATTTGCGGCTGGGCATTGGTGCTTGGCTATATTTCGATTATTGCCATCAACATTTCCGCCTTAGCCCTTCTCTGCCGCTTCCTCCTTCCGGGAGTCTTTGAGGTGGGAGAGCTTTACACGCTGGCGGGCTGGAAAATTTACACGGGTGAAGTCATCCTGATGATCTGCACAGTCTTGTTCTTCGGCATACTCAACTACCGCGGTATCAGCTTTGCGGGAACATTCCAAGTCATCCTCGCCTTTATGCTCAGCGCAGGCATTTTGCTTCTTTTCTTCGGCACATTCACCATTGACAGTTTCGCGCTCAGCAACACAACACCGGTCTTTGCGGAAAGCAGAGCTCCTATCCTCTCCATTCTCTCCATTGTCGCAATTTCGCCTTTCCTGTTTGTCGGTTTTGATACTGTTCCCCAAGCTTCGGAAGAATTTAACTTCTCCCCTGACAAATCAAAAAAAATCATGATCTTCGCCATTATCTGGGGGGGCATTCTCTATTCCATGGTGACATTCGCCGTATCTACCGCTATGCCGTATCCTGATATGCTTGCAAAAATGGGAAATTTGAAAAATGCCGGAAAAACCGCATGGGCAACCGGGGAAGTGTGCCGCATGGCTTACGGCAACCTAGGCGCCGTTATTTTGGCATGTGCCGTTCTTGGCGCGGTATGCACCGGTATCAACGGTTTTTATGTCGCAACAACACGATTGCTTCTCAGCATGGCACGCGGGCATATCCTGCCAAAATGGTTCGGGGATATTCACCCGTATTACCGCACTCCGTATAAAGCCATTCTCTTCACAATCTGCTTGGTTTTGCTCACTCCGTTTGCCGGACGCGCCGTTGTAGGCTGGATTGTTGACATGTCTTCCGTCGGCACCGCTGTCGCCTACCTTTTCACCTGCCTGACGGCTATCAAAGTATTGAAACATGCCCGTTCCGCCCAAGCGCCGATAATCTGTTCATGGCTTGGAGCGTTTACTTCCGTCGCCTGCATGGCTCTGCTTTTAATTCCCGGTTCGCCCGCCTATATCAGCGCTCCGTCCCGCTGGATCATGGTGATTTGGATAGCCATGGGCATAATTTTCTACTTCATCTCCAAATCGCACTGGATCACGTTGACCGAAGAAGAAAGGAAGACGAGCATATTGGGACGAAACGACCTGCCGATTTTCTTCGATAACAAATAA
- a CDS encoding aldehyde dehydrogenase family protein: protein MSDFPYLKIKHYINGAWKEETGVKTEPLYNPSTGEVIGEVPMASSELAKEAIAIADEAYKTWSKLPVAKRMTYIYKIRQGMVDNHEKLARAIAYDQAKHISEARGEVQRVIEILESAACVPSTIQGEYLDQVANNISARVIKQSLGVFGGVAPFNFPALVFGWFIPYAIAAGNTFIFKPSTQSPYFMQIMCEIFMETGLPAGVVNVIHGRRDIAESWYDDSRIAGVCLVGSTPTAKKMAEGCARGAKRSMLLGGAKNMLLVMEDANMDVFITNYLNSCYGSAGQRCLAGSIVAAVPEIYDEVLERMIEAAKTVKVGDAFDPDVYMGPLISQKAVQNVHNYIDIALKHGQGCQLVLDGRNIPLPEKNKNGFFVGPSIIKDVTPCNPLFTTEVFGPLVATIKVADMDDALELVRRSEFGNGACIFTQNMHYAETFSREANVGMVGVNVGICAPHPYVPFGGIKGSLIGTNKAQGKNGIDFFTQNKVITVRTHHPKGPDHKPQNASVRSCVAS, encoded by the coding sequence ATGTCTGATTTCCCTTATCTCAAAATCAAACATTATATCAACGGTGCTTGGAAAGAGGAAACAGGTGTTAAAACCGAACCTCTTTACAATCCCTCAACAGGCGAAGTGATCGGCGAAGTGCCCATGGCAAGTTCCGAACTGGCGAAAGAAGCCATCGCAATAGCGGATGAAGCTTACAAAACATGGAGCAAACTCCCTGTGGCGAAACGGATGACGTATATTTACAAAATCCGCCAAGGCATGGTTGACAACCACGAAAAACTCGCCAGAGCGATCGCGTACGACCAAGCGAAACACATATCCGAAGCCCGCGGCGAAGTTCAGCGTGTCATTGAAATTCTGGAATCCGCGGCTTGTGTTCCTTCAACCATTCAGGGCGAATACTTAGACCAAGTCGCCAACAATATTTCCGCCCGCGTCATCAAACAATCCTTAGGCGTATTCGGCGGTGTCGCGCCGTTCAACTTCCCGGCGCTTGTTTTCGGCTGGTTCATTCCTTACGCCATTGCGGCAGGCAACACATTCATTTTCAAACCCTCCACGCAATCTCCGTACTTCATGCAAATCATGTGTGAAATCTTTATGGAAACCGGGCTTCCTGCCGGTGTTGTCAACGTTATCCACGGTCGCCGCGACATTGCGGAATCATGGTATGACGACAGCAGAATAGCGGGCGTTTGCTTGGTCGGCTCAACCCCGACCGCTAAAAAAATGGCGGAAGGCTGCGCAAGAGGCGCAAAACGTTCCATGCTGCTCGGCGGAGCGAAAAACATGCTTCTTGTCATGGAAGATGCGAATATGGACGTCTTCATTACCAACTACCTCAACTCCTGCTACGGTTCCGCGGGACAACGCTGTCTTGCGGGATCCATTGTCGCGGCTGTGCCGGAAATTTATGACGAAGTTCTTGAACGCATGATTGAAGCCGCCAAAACCGTAAAAGTGGGTGATGCGTTTGATCCGGATGTTTATATGGGACCGCTCATTTCCCAAAAAGCAGTGCAAAACGTCCATAACTATATCGATATTGCTTTAAAACACGGTCAAGGCTGCCAGCTTGTTCTTGACGGAAGAAATATTCCATTGCCGGAAAAAAATAAAAACGGCTTCTTTGTCGGACCGAGCATCATCAAAGACGTCACCCCGTGCAACCCGCTTTTCACCACGGAAGTGTTCGGTCCTCTTGTCGCAACGATTAAAGTCGCCGATATGGACGACGCTTTGGAACTTGTCCGCCGTTCAGAATTTGGCAACGGCGCTTGTATCTTCACCCAAAATATGCATTATGCGGAAACGTTCAGCCGTGAAGCCAATGTCGGCATGGTCGGCGTAAACGTCGGCATTTGCGCTCCTCATCCATACGTTCCGTTTGGCGGCATTAAGGGCTCGCTCATCGGCACCAATAAAGCGCAGGGCAAAAACGGCATCGACTTCTTCACGCAGAATAAAGTCATCACTGTCCGCACCCATCATCCGAAAGGTCCGGACCACAAACCGCAAAACGCTTCCGTCCGTTCCTGCGTAGCTTCCTGA
- a CDS encoding helix-turn-helix domain-containing protein, which translates to MKEIKNLGKKIKSLRKKNNITLTRLSELSGVSQGYLSRIENGKHDPTFSVLLQIARALQIQIGMLYEEKPQKNDHINIIRKAQRIKREQPEKDYSHFEFPTTIKNRKMRAYITEPSFTPIHVTGNDERTYFVLEGQFLLNDEILQEGDLAYIDTDTPHSGASHGEKKARVLSVIYSYDT; encoded by the coding sequence ATGAAAGAAATAAAAAATCTCGGCAAAAAAATAAAAAGCTTAAGAAAAAAAAACAATATCACCCTTACCCGCTTATCGGAGCTTTCAGGCGTTTCACAGGGTTATCTCTCCCGCATTGAAAACGGAAAACACGACCCCACCTTTTCCGTTCTTTTGCAAATCGCACGGGCTTTGCAAATTCAAATCGGCATGCTCTATGAGGAAAAACCGCAAAAGAACGACCATATAAATATCATCAGAAAAGCGCAAAGAATCAAACGCGAACAACCGGAAAAGGATTACAGCCATTTCGAATTTCCGACAACAATCAAAAACCGCAAAATGCGTGCCTATATAACGGAACCGAGTTTCACACCCATTCATGTCACGGGAAACGATGAAAGAACCTATTTTGTTCTTGAAGGGCAATTCCTTTTGAATGATGAGATACTGCAGGAAGGCGACCTTGCCTATATCGATACGGACACTCCGCATTCCGGGGCGAGCCATGGTGAAAAAAAAGCACGGGTCTTATCCGTGATTTATAGTTATGACACATAA
- a CDS encoding iron-containing alcohol dehydrogenase, with protein sequence MARFTIPRDVYYGKNALDELKTINGKKAIVVVGGGSMKRAGFLDKVVNNLKEAGLETLLFENVEPDPSITTVMNGAKAMREFEPDWIVAIGGGSPIDAAKAMWLFYEYPDTKFEDAVKPFSLPALRTKARFIAIPSTSGTATEVTAFSVITDYDKGIKYPLADFNLTPDIAIIDPAIAETMPPKLTAHTGMDALTHAVEAYVSTANSVFTNPLAMKAIDIIKDNLEKSYKGDMAAREQMHYAQCLAGMAFSNGLLGIVHSMAHKTGAVFKNGHVVHGAANAMYLPYVIQYNAKNPATAKRYANIATLWGIEYKTTEEAVQKLCDAIQNLSKALNIPLCLKDYENDMVPEDEFLAKLPDIAKNALLDACTLSNPRQPNHEEMEKVLKCAYYGTKVDF encoded by the coding sequence ATGGCTAGATTTACCATACCCCGTGATGTGTATTACGGAAAAAACGCTCTTGACGAGCTTAAAACCATTAACGGCAAAAAAGCTATCGTTGTTGTCGGCGGCGGTTCCATGAAAAGAGCCGGCTTTCTGGATAAGGTTGTCAATAATCTGAAAGAGGCGGGACTTGAAACATTGCTTTTTGAAAATGTCGAACCGGACCCATCCATCACCACCGTTATGAACGGCGCAAAAGCCATGCGCGAATTTGAACCCGACTGGATTGTTGCCATCGGCGGCGGCTCACCGATTGACGCGGCAAAAGCCATGTGGCTGTTCTATGAATATCCCGACACAAAATTTGAAGACGCCGTCAAACCTTTCAGCTTGCCGGCCCTTCGCACCAAAGCGCGCTTCATCGCTATTCCCTCAACTTCCGGAACAGCGACGGAAGTAACGGCGTTCTCCGTCATTACCGACTACGACAAGGGTATCAAATATCCTTTGGCTGACTTCAACCTCACTCCGGACATCGCCATCATCGACCCCGCCATTGCGGAAACAATGCCGCCAAAGCTCACCGCCCATACGGGCATGGACGCGCTCACCCATGCCGTTGAAGCCTATGTTTCCACCGCAAACAGTGTTTTCACAAACCCTCTTGCAATGAAAGCCATTGATATTATCAAAGACAACCTTGAAAAATCCTATAAGGGCGATATGGCTGCAAGGGAACAAATGCACTATGCGCAATGCCTCGCCGGCATGGCATTTTCCAACGGCTTGCTTGGCATAGTCCACTCCATGGCTCACAAAACCGGCGCTGTTTTCAAAAACGGCCATGTTGTCCACGGTGCCGCCAATGCGATGTATTTGCCTTACGTCATTCAATACAACGCTAAAAATCCCGCAACGGCAAAACGTTATGCCAATATTGCGACTTTGTGGGGCATTGAATACAAAACAACGGAAGAAGCCGTGCAAAAACTTTGCGATGCAATCCAAAATTTAAGCAAGGCGTTAAACATTCCGTTATGCCTCAAAGATTATGAAAACGACATGGTTCCTGAAGACGAATTTTTAGCCAAACTTCCCGATATTGCTAAAAATGCCCTTTTAGACGCCTGCACGCTTTCAAACCCGCGCCAGCCGAACCATGAAGAAATGGAAAAAGTGCTGAAATGCGCTTACTACGGAACAAAAGTTGATTTCTAG